Proteins from a single region of Flavobacterium sp. YJ01:
- the kdpA gene encoding potassium-transporting ATPase subunit KdpA: MNTELLGVIGIFILTIVLAIPLGKYIAKVYLGDKTLLDPIFNPIEKFIFKISGINSAEEMNWKQHLKALLSINMVWFFLCFFVLLFQGSLPLNPDNNPSMTPDLAFNTAISFLVNCNLQHYSGESGVSYLSQIVLMFLQFVSAGIGMAAAAMIFTAMKERTTEQLGNFYNYFIKSCTRILLPLSAIVAIALVFSGTPMTFEGKDAITTLQGDHVEVSRGPAAAFIAIKHIGTNGGGFFGANSAHPLENPTYFTNGVELWAQMIIPFAMIFALGFFLNKRKLANIIFGVMTVGFLLLVVPTVMSEINGNPAIEKMGIAQATGAMEGKEVRFGPAMSGFWSIATTVISTGSVNSMHDSSMPMSGAMQLLSMMVNAFYGGCGVGILNYHIFIILAVFISGLMVGRTPEFLGKKIEAREVKIAAFIAILHPLLILAGTALASYFAANDTAMGYWFNGNATGWLNNPGNHGFSEILYEYTSSAANNGSGFEGLGDNNPFWNITTGIVLLLSRFIPIIGPLAIAGLLAGKKYIPESAGTLKTDTSIFGIMTFAVIAIIAALSFFPALALGPLAEFFTLK; this comes from the coding sequence ATGAACACAGAATTATTAGGCGTCATTGGTATTTTTATCCTCACTATTGTTTTAGCGATTCCTTTAGGAAAATATATTGCTAAAGTTTATTTGGGAGATAAAACACTTCTTGACCCAATTTTCAATCCAATTGAAAAATTTATTTTTAAAATCAGCGGTATTAATTCGGCTGAAGAAATGAACTGGAAACAACACTTAAAAGCACTTTTAAGTATTAATATGGTTTGGTTCTTTCTTTGTTTTTTTGTCTTATTATTTCAGGGATCTTTACCGCTTAACCCGGATAATAATCCATCCATGACGCCAGATTTGGCATTTAATACTGCTATTTCATTTTTAGTCAATTGCAATTTACAGCATTATTCAGGCGAAAGCGGGGTTTCTTACCTTTCACAAATCGTCTTGATGTTTCTTCAATTTGTTTCTGCTGGTATCGGAATGGCTGCTGCTGCAATGATTTTTACAGCAATGAAAGAAAGAACAACAGAACAATTAGGTAATTTTTACAATTATTTTATCAAAAGCTGTACTCGTATTTTATTACCTCTTTCAGCAATTGTAGCTATCGCATTAGTTTTCAGCGGTACTCCTATGACTTTTGAAGGTAAAGATGCTATTACAACGCTTCAAGGTGATCATGTAGAAGTTTCTCGCGGACCCGCTGCAGCTTTTATTGCTATTAAACATATTGGTACAAATGGTGGTGGATTTTTTGGAGCCAACTCAGCGCATCCATTAGAAAACCCAACTTATTTTACGAATGGAGTTGAACTTTGGGCGCAAATGATTATTCCGTTTGCGATGATTTTTGCTCTTGGATTTTTCCTAAACAAAAGAAAATTAGCGAATATTATTTTTGGTGTAATGACGGTTGGTTTCTTACTCTTGGTTGTTCCAACAGTTATGAGTGAAATCAACGGAAATCCTGCTATCGAAAAAATGGGTATAGCACAGGCAACCGGAGCGATGGAAGGAAAAGAAGTTCGGTTTGGTCCAGCAATGTCAGGTTTCTGGAGTATTGCTACAACGGTAATTTCTACAGGTTCTGTAAACAGTATGCACGATAGTTCGATGCCAATGTCTGGCGCAATGCAATTATTATCGATGATGGTAAATGCTTTTTATGGCGGATGTGGTGTTGGTATTTTGAACTACCATATTTTCATTATTCTGGCTGTTTTTATCTCCGGATTAATGGTCGGCCGAACACCAGAATTTTTAGGTAAAAAAATCGAAGCGCGGGAAGTTAAAATTGCTGCTTTTATCGCCATTCTTCACCCCTTATTAATATTAGCAGGAACAGCTTTGGCTTCTTATTTTGCTGCAAATGATACTGCAATGGGCTATTGGTTTAACGGAAATGCAACAGGCTGGTTAAACAATCCAGGAAATCATGGATTCTCAGAAATATTATATGAATATACTTCAAGCGCGGCCAATAACGGTTCTGGTTTTGAAGGTCTGGGAGATAATAATCCGTTCTGGAATATCACAACTGGAATTGTATTACTGTTAAGCCGTTTTATTCCAATCATTGGCCCATTGGCAATTGCAGGCTTACTGGCAGGTAAAAAATACATTCCAGAGAGTGCAGGAACTTTAAAAACGGATACATCAATTTTCGGAATCATGACTTTTGCCGTAATCGCAATTATCGCTGCTTTATCATTCTTCCCAGCGTTGGCTTTAGGTCCATTGGCAGAATTCTTTACACTAAAATAA
- a CDS encoding sigma-54 dependent transcriptional regulator, whose product MTHKILIIDDEEKLRSLLARIIKSEGFEVFEAKDLKSGFKKLEQTDIDVVLCDVKLPDGNGVDFLQNIKENFPLTEVILLTAFGNIPDGVQAMKNGAFDYIVKGDDNDKIIPLLYKAVEKVHLQKKVQQLEKRINDKYSFSTIVGKSKGIEQIIDLAQKVAKTDSTVLLTGETGTGKEVFAQAIHENSNRVGKSFVALNCSTFTKEILESELFGHKQGAFTGAVKDKKGFIEEANGGTLFLDEIGEMPIDLQAKLLRVLETSEYIPVGDTTPKKSNFRLIAATNRDLKAESDEHRFRSDLYFRLNIFEIKLPSLRERIKDIAVLTNHFVKQFSEKTNKKTLHISDDFLQKLENYSWPGNIRELKNIIERSVILSNGDTLTSDVLPYEMQHQAEKTTKSMSAFSMQSVEKLHIQKVLNYTKGNKAETARLLEIGIATLYRKLEEYNIQA is encoded by the coding sequence ATGACACACAAAATTTTAATTATAGACGACGAAGAAAAACTGAGAAGTCTGTTAGCGCGAATTATAAAATCGGAAGGATTTGAAGTTTTTGAAGCCAAAGATTTAAAATCGGGTTTTAAGAAACTGGAACAAACGGATATTGATGTCGTTTTGTGCGATGTAAAACTTCCTGACGGAAATGGCGTTGATTTTCTTCAAAACATAAAAGAAAATTTTCCGCTTACGGAAGTTATTCTGTTAACCGCTTTCGGGAATATTCCAGACGGCGTACAGGCAATGAAAAATGGCGCTTTCGATTATATTGTAAAAGGCGACGACAACGATAAAATTATTCCGCTTCTTTATAAAGCGGTTGAAAAAGTGCATTTGCAAAAAAAAGTACAACAACTCGAAAAACGTATCAACGACAAATATTCTTTCAGCACCATTGTTGGAAAATCAAAAGGAATTGAACAAATTATCGATCTCGCGCAAAAAGTAGCCAAAACAGATTCGACTGTTTTATTAACTGGAGAAACTGGAACTGGAAAAGAAGTTTTTGCACAGGCGATTCATGAAAACAGTAATCGTGTTGGGAAATCTTTTGTGGCTTTGAATTGCAGTACTTTCACAAAAGAAATTTTAGAAAGCGAACTTTTCGGTCATAAACAAGGCGCTTTTACTGGAGCTGTAAAAGATAAAAAAGGTTTTATTGAAGAAGCAAACGGTGGTACTTTATTTCTGGATGAAATTGGTGAAATGCCAATTGATCTTCAGGCGAAATTATTGCGTGTTTTAGAAACTTCAGAATATATTCCCGTTGGAGATACCACTCCAAAAAAATCAAATTTCAGATTAATTGCCGCAACAAACCGTGATTTAAAAGCCGAAAGTGACGAACATCGTTTCCGTTCTGATTTGTACTTCCGTTTAAATATCTTCGAAATAAAACTGCCTTCTTTACGAGAAAGAATTAAAGATATTGCGGTTTTGACAAATCATTTCGTGAAACAGTTTTCTGAAAAAACGAATAAAAAAACATTACATATCTCAGATGATTTTCTGCAAAAATTAGAAAATTATTCTTGGCCTGGAAATATCCGCGAACTTAAAAACATTATCGAAAGATCGGTTATTTTGAGTAATGGCGATACTTTAACTTCGGATGTTTTACCTTATGAAATGCAGCATCAAGCGGAGAAAACTACCAAATCAATGTCGGCTTTTTCCATGCAGAGTGTTGAAAAACTGCATATTCAAAAAGTTTTAAATTATACAAAAGGAAATAAAGCAGAAACGGCACGATTATTAGAAATTGGAATTGCGACTTTATACAGAAAACTCGAAGAGTATAATATACAGGCGTGA
- the kdpB gene encoding potassium-transporting ATPase subunit KdpB has product MTTNKSTSLFESKQVKEALVQSFVKLNPTMMIKNPVMFTVEIGTAIMFAVCVSILMGANDQGSFTYNLIVFLILLATLLFANFAEAIAEARGKAQADSLRKTREETPARQILPNGEIKNISSSALKKDDIFICEAGDSIAADGEIIEGLATIDESAITGESAPVIREAGGDKSSVTGGTKVLSDKIKVKVTSEPGESFLDKMIALVEGASRQKTPNEIALTILLAAFTLIFVIVCVTLKPFADYANAPITIAAFIALFVCLIPTTIGGLLSAIGIAGMDRALRANVITKSGKAVETAGDIDVLLLDKTGTITIGNRKATNFYPTKGISFDDFVKSAVLSSLADDTPEGKSILELSEMIDVKSETKASFLQTTSDIAHTIKFTAETRTSGVVLKDGTNIRKGAQDAARNIAQQAGNSFPEDTAQQVITISSNGGTPLVVIKNNEIQGVIELQDIIKTGMKERFERLRRMGIKTVMVTGDNPLTAKFIAEAAGVDDFIAEAKPEDKMNYIRKEQAEGRLVAMMGDGTNDAPALAQANVGVAMNSGTQAAKEAGNMVDLDNDPTKLIEIVEIGKQLLMTRGTLTTFSIANDVAKYFAIVPALFITAIPALQGLNIMHLHSPESAILSAVIFNAVIIPILIPLALKGVDYRPIGASAILKRNLLIYGLGGLIVPFIGIKVIDLLVALFI; this is encoded by the coding sequence ATGACAACTAATAAATCCACATCATTGTTTGAAAGTAAACAGGTAAAAGAAGCCTTAGTGCAGTCTTTTGTCAAGCTGAACCCTACAATGATGATCAAAAATCCGGTAATGTTTACCGTAGAAATTGGAACTGCCATTATGTTTGCTGTCTGCGTTTCGATATTAATGGGTGCCAATGACCAGGGAAGTTTTACCTATAATCTAATTGTGTTCTTGATTTTATTGGCAACACTTTTATTTGCCAATTTCGCCGAAGCCATTGCCGAAGCAAGAGGAAAAGCACAAGCCGACAGTTTAAGAAAAACAAGAGAAGAGACTCCTGCAAGACAGATTCTTCCAAACGGAGAAATTAAAAACATTAGTTCTTCGGCATTAAAAAAAGACGATATTTTCATTTGTGAAGCCGGCGATTCAATTGCTGCCGATGGTGAAATTATCGAAGGTCTGGCTACAATCGACGAAAGTGCTATTACCGGAGAAAGTGCTCCTGTAATCCGCGAAGCCGGCGGAGATAAATCTTCCGTTACCGGAGGAACAAAAGTATTATCTGACAAAATTAAAGTAAAAGTAACTTCTGAACCTGGCGAAAGCTTTTTAGATAAAATGATTGCTTTAGTTGAAGGTGCGAGCCGTCAGAAAACACCAAACGAAATTGCCTTAACCATTTTATTAGCCGCATTTACTTTAATTTTCGTGATTGTGTGCGTTACGCTAAAACCGTTTGCCGACTATGCCAACGCACCCATCACGATCGCGGCTTTCATTGCTTTGTTTGTTTGTTTGATTCCAACTACAATTGGAGGATTGCTTTCTGCGATTGGTATTGCGGGAATGGACAGAGCGTTACGAGCTAACGTCATTACAAAATCGGGTAAAGCGGTTGAAACTGCCGGAGATATTGATGTGTTACTTTTGGATAAAACCGGAACTATTACAATCGGAAACAGAAAAGCAACCAATTTTTATCCAACAAAAGGAATCTCTTTTGATGATTTCGTTAAATCGGCTGTTTTGAGTTCGCTTGCTGATGATACTCCTGAAGGAAAAAGTATTTTAGAGCTAAGTGAAATGATCGATGTAAAAAGTGAGACGAAAGCTTCGTTTTTACAAACTACTTCTGATATTGCGCATACCATCAAATTTACTGCTGAAACCAGAACTTCTGGAGTTGTTTTAAAAGATGGAACAAACATTCGTAAAGGTGCGCAAGATGCTGCAAGAAATATTGCGCAACAAGCTGGAAATTCTTTCCCTGAAGATACTGCACAACAAGTTATTACAATTTCATCTAACGGTGGAACTCCATTGGTTGTTATTAAAAACAATGAAATTCAAGGCGTTATCGAGCTTCAGGATATTATTAAAACCGGAATGAAAGAACGTTTTGAGCGTTTGCGCAGAATGGGTATCAAAACGGTTATGGTTACAGGAGATAATCCACTTACTGCCAAATTTATTGCCGAAGCAGCTGGTGTTGATGATTTTATTGCCGAAGCTAAGCCTGAGGACAAAATGAACTACATTAGAAAAGAACAGGCTGAAGGAAGATTGGTTGCCATGATGGGTGACGGAACAAATGATGCCCCTGCCCTTGCTCAAGCCAATGTGGGTGTTGCGATGAACAGCGGAACTCAAGCGGCAAAAGAAGCCGGAAACATGGTCGATCTTGACAATGATCCAACGAAACTAATCGAGATTGTCGAAATTGGAAAACAGCTTTTAATGACTCGAGGAACTTTAACTACTTTTTCTATTGCAAATGACGTTGCGAAATATTTTGCTATTGTTCCTGCTCTTTTTATTACTGCGATTCCTGCGCTTCAAGGTTTGAATATTATGCACTTGCATAGTCCTGAAAGTGCGATTTTATCGGCTGTAATTTTCAATGCAGTTATTATTCCAATTTTGATTCCGCTTGCGCTGAAGGGGGTTGATTATCGTCCAATTGGCGCAAGTGCCATCTTAAAAAGAAACCTTTTGATTTATGGTTTAGGTGGATTGATTGTTCCTTTTATCGGAATCAAGGTTATTGATTTATTAGTAGCACTTTTTATATAA
- a CDS encoding porin: MKKIILTALIAFGYSNLHAQEESKSPLTFSGYVDAYYSYDFGKPENHTRPNFFYSYNKSNEVNLNLGMAKVNYSKENIRGNFALMAGTYAEYNMSAEQGLLKNVYEANVGVKISKNHNLWIDAGIMPSHIGFESAIGKDCQTLTRSILAENSPYYETGVKIGYTSESGKWYLAGMYLNGWQRIEKVEGNQTPAFGTQVTYKPSDKVVLNWSTYVGNEQPDIDKKWRYFNNFYGQFKVTEKTNITAGVDVGSQQSAKSSNKYDTWFSPVLILQYKPVDKIHLAVRGEYYSDEKGVIISTETPNGFKTYGFSANFDYLVTDNVMFRIEARNLSSKDEIFTNKDNVPTDTNTFVTTSLAISF, translated from the coding sequence ATGAAAAAAATAATACTTACTGCTTTAATCGCTTTTGGTTATAGCAATTTACATGCACAAGAAGAATCTAAAAGTCCATTGACATTTTCAGGATATGTAGATGCATATTATAGTTATGATTTTGGAAAACCGGAAAATCATACTCGGCCAAATTTCTTTTACAGTTACAATAAAAGCAACGAGGTAAACCTGAATTTAGGAATGGCGAAAGTGAATTATTCGAAAGAAAATATTCGAGGGAATTTTGCCTTGATGGCGGGAACTTATGCCGAATATAATATGTCTGCTGAACAAGGTTTGTTGAAAAATGTTTACGAAGCGAATGTTGGTGTAAAGATTTCGAAAAACCATAATTTATGGATTGATGCGGGAATCATGCCCTCGCATATTGGTTTTGAAAGTGCGATTGGAAAAGACTGCCAAACTTTAACGAGAAGTATTCTGGCTGAGAATTCTCCTTATTATGAAACGGGAGTTAAAATTGGTTATACATCTGAATCTGGGAAATGGTATTTGGCGGGTATGTACTTGAATGGCTGGCAGAGAATTGAAAAAGTAGAAGGCAATCAAACGCCTGCTTTTGGAACTCAGGTTACATACAAACCTTCTGATAAAGTTGTTTTGAATTGGAGTACTTATGTTGGAAATGAACAGCCGGATATTGACAAAAAATGGCGTTATTTTAATAATTTCTACGGACAATTTAAGGTAACGGAAAAAACAAATATTACGGCTGGTGTTGATGTTGGATCTCAACAATCGGCTAAAAGCAGTAATAAATACGATACTTGGTTTTCGCCAGTTTTGATTCTGCAATACAAACCAGTTGACAAAATTCATCTTGCGGTACGAGGTGAATATTATAGTGATGAAAAAGGTGTAATCATCTCAACAGAAACACCAAATGGTTTTAAAACTTACGGATTTTCAGCTAACTTTGATTACTTAGTTACTGATAATGTTATGTTTAGAATTGAAGCCAGAAATCTTTCAAGTAAAGACGAAATCTTCACAAATAAAGATAATGTTCCAACGGATACGAATACGTTTGTAACGACTTCCTTGGCGATTAGTTTCTAG
- a CDS encoding LLM class flavin-dependent oxidoreductase yields the protein MKKPISVSILELAIINQDSNATETFKKTKDIAQLADKLDYKRIWLAEHHNMAHVASTATVVLIGYVASQTQNIRVGSGGIMLPNHSPLVVAEQFGTLETLYPNRIDLGLGRAPGTDQPTAEAIRKDFFEQAQRFPQNVSKLQEYFSSENATGKVRAFPAEGLNVPIWILGSSMDSAALAAAYGLPYAFAGHFAPKLMIQAFEFYRENFQPSEYLDKPKTMACVNIIAADTNEEAELLSTSLYQMFLNLIRNDRKGLQPPVPSLDDIMNEAERFHVNQMTAGTFTGNKEQLITDLKKFIDYARIDELMVTSPIFDHHAKLKSIQITKETIDSLNEGIHI from the coding sequence ATGAAAAAACCAATTTCAGTCTCAATATTAGAACTTGCAATTATCAACCAAGATAGTAACGCAACCGAAACATTTAAAAAAACAAAAGACATTGCGCAATTGGCCGACAAATTAGATTATAAAAGAATCTGGTTGGCAGAACATCACAATATGGCGCACGTTGCGAGTACAGCAACCGTAGTTTTAATTGGTTATGTAGCAAGTCAGACACAGAATATCCGTGTAGGTTCTGGCGGAATCATGCTCCCGAACCATTCACCTTTGGTAGTTGCCGAGCAATTCGGGACTTTAGAAACGCTTTATCCTAATCGAATCGATTTAGGCTTAGGAAGAGCGCCAGGGACAGATCAGCCAACTGCCGAAGCAATTCGAAAAGACTTTTTCGAACAAGCGCAGCGATTTCCACAAAACGTAAGTAAGCTTCAAGAATATTTTTCGAGCGAAAATGCAACAGGAAAAGTACGTGCATTTCCAGCTGAAGGTCTAAATGTGCCAATCTGGATTTTAGGATCAAGTATGGATAGTGCGGCTTTGGCTGCAGCTTACGGGCTTCCTTATGCTTTTGCTGGACACTTTGCTCCAAAATTGATGATTCAAGCATTTGAGTTTTACAGAGAAAATTTTCAGCCATCAGAGTATTTAGATAAGCCAAAAACTATGGCATGCGTCAATATCATTGCAGCAGATACAAACGAAGAAGCAGAATTATTATCTACAAGTTTGTACCAAATGTTTTTAAACCTAATTAGAAACGACCGCAAAGGATTACAGCCTCCAGTTCCGTCATTAGATGATATTATGAATGAAGCAGAGCGTTTTCATGTAAATCAAATGACAGCAGGGACCTTTACAGGAAACAAAGAACAATTAATAACAGATTTGAAAAAGTTTATCGATTACGCTAGAATCGATGAACTAATGGTAACAAGCCCAATCTTTGATCATCACGCAAAACTAAAAAGCATTCAAATAACAAAAGAAACAATAGATAGTTTAAACGAAGGTATACATATATAA
- a CDS encoding polysaccharide deacetylase family protein yields MSKQILLIFTAIIFGSFNSFSNEIIEKDSSKSKTISFKIKLKSADKIKIVVSPLKYNKHFAYSFTLDDGYRSAYLTAFPLLNGGKISNSSINEWKIDQGGDGTTSEGLFYSDGMGNKIPFKLGLAINGASIRDLPENRGHLSWSEVKEMYNAGWDILNHSFHHFTKLGTNFLTEVTENTISIKQNLNFTMSHFVVPGGEGDPNYRYEYENNALKNGHFSVASYTGVGPMLKVDSKVNLDKMITARTFVLSSKDTTNFKTMDRFLKTVDSIAKLPNPNWYNEFTHGTGNGNLWNLSMRFPDFKYYMTTLADKYGLKGNDSIWMAPWQEVYEYIWLRDRIKVDFQQKNKEITVTIQLPKIPEMFRNRDISLNIETRSKFEIESSNDLKIKNDGKTNHKLILIQL; encoded by the coding sequence ATGTCAAAACAAATCCTCCTTATATTCACTGCAATTATTTTTGGCAGCTTTAATAGTTTTTCGAACGAAATAATTGAAAAAGATTCTTCAAAATCAAAGACTATTTCATTTAAAATAAAACTGAAATCGGCAGATAAAATCAAAATTGTCGTTTCCCCTTTAAAATATAACAAACATTTCGCTTATAGTTTTACGCTCGACGATGGTTACAGATCGGCTTATTTAACTGCTTTTCCATTATTGAATGGGGGAAAAATCAGTAATTCATCAATTAACGAATGGAAAATTGATCAAGGCGGTGACGGAACAACTTCAGAAGGACTTTTTTATTCGGACGGAATGGGGAATAAAATTCCGTTTAAATTAGGATTGGCGATAAATGGCGCTTCAATTCGTGATTTGCCAGAAAATCGCGGACATCTTTCTTGGTCAGAAGTTAAAGAAATGTACAATGCTGGCTGGGATATTTTGAATCACAGTTTTCATCATTTTACAAAACTAGGCACCAATTTCTTGACAGAAGTTACAGAAAACACGATTTCGATTAAACAAAATTTGAATTTTACAATGTCGCATTTTGTAGTTCCAGGCGGAGAAGGCGATCCGAATTACCGTTACGAATATGAAAATAATGCTTTAAAAAATGGGCATTTTTCTGTAGCTTCTTATACAGGAGTTGGACCAATGCTGAAAGTTGACTCTAAAGTGAATTTAGATAAAATGATTACGGCAAGAACTTTTGTGCTAAGTTCCAAAGACACTACAAATTTTAAAACAATGGATCGTTTTCTGAAAACGGTAGATTCAATTGCTAAACTGCCAAATCCGAATTGGTACAACGAATTCACTCACGGAACAGGAAATGGAAATCTGTGGAATTTGAGTATGCGTTTTCCAGATTTCAAATATTATATGACAACACTTGCGGATAAATATGGTTTGAAAGGAAATGACTCGATATGGATGGCACCGTGGCAAGAGGTTTATGAATATATTTGGTTAAGAGATCGAATTAAAGTCGATTTTCAGCAGAAAAATAAAGAAATAACAGTAACGATTCAGCTTCCAAAAATTCCGGAAATGTTTAGAAATCGAGATATTTCATTAAATATAGAAACACGTTCTAAATTTGAAATTGAATCGAGTAATGATTTGAAAATAAAAAATGATGGGAAAACAAATCATAAATTGATTTTGATACAATTGTAG
- a CDS encoding K(+)-transporting ATPase subunit C, translated as MKNLFSIIKLTAVTLILFAVIYPIAIYGIAQIAPNQGKGETISVNGKVVGYQKIGQKFDKSNYFWGRPSAVDYNAAGSAGSNKGPSNADYLALVQKRIDTLLLVHPYLKKSEIPADMVTASGSGLDPNISPQGALIQVKRIAKERKLDETKVKALVESKINTAVVGPETVNVLELNVALDQLR; from the coding sequence ATGAAAAATCTATTTTCTATAATAAAACTTACTGCGGTTACTCTAATCTTGTTCGCAGTTATTTATCCTATTGCGATTTACGGAATCGCACAAATTGCTCCAAATCAAGGAAAAGGAGAAACGATTTCGGTTAACGGAAAAGTGGTGGGTTACCAAAAAATTGGTCAAAAATTCGATAAGTCGAATTATTTCTGGGGAAGACCTTCGGCTGTTGATTATAACGCTGCCGGAAGTGCCGGAAGCAACAAAGGCCCAAGCAATGCCGATTATTTAGCTTTAGTTCAAAAAAGAATTGATACACTTTTATTGGTTCATCCGTACTTGAAAAAATCTGAAATTCCGGCTGATATGGTTACGGCTTCTGGAAGTGGTTTGGATCCGAATATTTCTCCGCAAGGGGCTTTGATTCAGGTTAAGCGTATTGCCAAAGAAAGAAAACTGGACGAAACTAAAGTAAAAGCTTTGGTGGAATCTAAAATTAATACGGCTGTTGTTGGCCCTGAAACAGTGAATGTTTTGGAATTGAATGTGGCGCTGGATCAGCTTCGTTAG
- the kdpF gene encoding K(+)-transporting ATPase subunit F gives MTALFIISIAVFVYLVYVLIKPEKF, from the coding sequence ATGACCGCACTATTTATTATTTCAATCGCCGTTTTCGTGTACTTGGTTTATGTACTAATCAAACCCGAAAAGTTTTAA
- a CDS encoding sensor protein KdpD, producing MENENNNAQHFLDLIQKSRKGKFKIYIGMSAGVGKTFRMLQEAHSLLKNGIDVKIGYIETHMRKETHELLAGLPIIPRRTIFYKGKELEELDVQAIINLRPEVVIVDELAHTNVEGSKNEKRWQDVLEILEAGINVISAVNIQHIESLNEDVKRITNIDVQERIPDNVLRLADEVVNIDLTSEDLIARLKEGKIYTPDKIQTALTNFFKSEQILQLRELALKEVASQVVRKVENEVPNLHALRHEKLLACISSNEKTAKIIIRKAARLASYYNGSWHVLYVETPKESSNKIALDKQRHLINNFKLAVQLGAEVIKLENSNIADAILATVEEKQITTVCIGKPHLNLFKVILSTTIFRRLLNKLSLSNVDLVILS from the coding sequence ATGGAAAACGAAAATAATAACGCACAGCACTTTCTCGATTTAATTCAGAAATCACGAAAGGGAAAGTTCAAAATCTACATTGGAATGAGTGCCGGTGTGGGCAAAACTTTTCGTATGCTTCAGGAAGCGCATTCGTTATTAAAAAACGGAATCGATGTAAAAATTGGCTACATCGAAACGCACATGCGGAAGGAAACGCATGAATTATTAGCAGGCTTGCCTATAATTCCGAGACGGACCATTTTTTATAAAGGAAAAGAATTAGAAGAACTCGATGTTCAGGCGATTATTAATCTTCGTCCAGAAGTTGTGATAGTTGATGAACTCGCACACACGAACGTTGAGGGAAGCAAAAATGAAAAACGCTGGCAGGATGTTTTAGAGATTTTGGAAGCGGGAATTAATGTGATTTCGGCGGTGAATATTCAGCATATTGAGAGTTTAAATGAAGATGTAAAACGGATTACCAACATTGATGTTCAGGAACGTATTCCAGACAATGTTTTACGATTGGCGGATGAAGTCGTGAATATCGATTTAACATCTGAAGATTTGATTGCACGTTTAAAGGAAGGAAAAATTTATACTCCAGATAAAATTCAGACGGCATTAACGAACTTTTTTAAATCCGAACAGATTTTACAACTTCGGGAATTGGCTTTGAAAGAAGTAGCGAGTCAGGTAGTTCGAAAAGTTGAAAATGAAGTTCCGAATCTTCATGCTTTACGACATGAAAAATTGTTGGCTTGCATTAGCAGTAATGAAAAAACGGCTAAAATTATAATTAGAAAAGCTGCAAGATTAGCCAGTTATTACAATGGATCTTGGCATGTTTTGTATGTAGAAACGCCAAAGGAAAGTAGTAATAAAATTGCTTTGGACAAACAGCGACATTTAATTAATAATTTTAAACTCGCCGTGCAATTAGGCGCGGAGGTTATTAAATTGGAAAATTCAAATATTGCCGATGCGATTTTGGCAACAGTAGAAGAAAAACAAATTACAACTGTCTGCATTGGAAAACCGCATTTGAATTTATTTAAAGTAATTTTGTCTACAACAATTTTTAGACGTTTGCTAAACAAACTGTCCTTGTCAAATGTTGATCTTGTGATATTATCGTAA